The following proteins are encoded in a genomic region of Fretibacterium sp. OH1220_COT-178:
- a CDS encoding thioredoxin family protein, protein MIELTKDNCDAEVKESALPVVMDFWGPACGPCMALMPKYMEIAEKYEGKAKFCKVDTSKNKRVAINFKVMSLPTILFWKDGKEFARLGGADATAENITAKVEELIG, encoded by the coding sequence ATGATCGAGTTGACCAAGGACAACTGCGACGCCGAGGTAAAGGAGAGCGCGCTTCCCGTGGTGATGGATTTCTGGGGCCCCGCCTGCGGTCCCTGCATGGCGCTGATGCCCAAGTACATGGAGATCGCCGAAAAGTACGAGGGCAAGGCCAAGTTCTGCAAGGTGGACACCTCGAAGAACAAGCGTGTGGCCATCAACTTCAAGGTGATGAGCCTGCCCACGATCCTCTTCTGGAAGGACGGCAAGGAGTTCGCCCGCCTGGGCGGCGCCGACGCGACGGCCGAGAACATCACGGCCAAGGTCGAGGAACTGATCGGCTAG
- the grdA gene encoding glycine/sarcosine/betaine reductase complex selenoprotein A, whose translation MGKLAGKKLLLLGERDGVPGPAMEACLKDSGAEIIFSATECFVUTAAGAMDLQNQQRVKDAAEKFGTDCIVVLGSSDAEGAEIYAETVSNGDPTYAGPLAGVSLGLPVYHVFDSVIRDECDPAAWEEQISMMEMVLDPEALAAAVKGIRDQYSKNAI comes from the coding sequence ATGGGCAAACTGGCTGGCAAGAAGCTCCTGCTTCTCGGCGAGCGCGATGGCGTTCCCGGCCCCGCCATGGAGGCATGTTTGAAGGACAGCGGTGCCGAAATTATCTTCTCGGCCACCGAGTGTTTTGTCTGAACCGCCGCAGGAGCGATGGACCTGCAGAATCAGCAGCGCGTCAAGGACGCCGCTGAGAAGTTCGGCACCGATTGCATCGTGGTTTTGGGTTCCTCCGACGCCGAGGGCGCGGAGATCTACGCCGAGACCGTCAGCAATGGTGATCCGACCTACGCAGGCCCGCTCGCCGGAGTCTCGTTGGGACTCCCTGTATATCACGTCTTCGATTCCGTTATTCGCGACGAGTGCGATCCCGCCGCTTGGGAAGAGCAGATCAGCATGATGGAGATGGTGCTCGACCCCGAAGCGCTGGCAGCCGCGGTCAAAGGCATACGCGATCAGTACAGCAAAAACGCGATCTGA
- a CDS encoding GrdX family protein, with amino-acid sequence MKNNTVLVSNNEELCQRVREGRFVKGSSLDVLLSVRNSVHLGSHLLTHPLCGNLRPYQQPFRSVLIREFPGELVDLDSLSMIENAVAVYKSCEGRLLFPEDLETHRRADYAFIDGELMRESLERYGLLSASAVLVPAPLHSLSKGGDSQ; translated from the coding sequence ATGAAGAACAACACCGTGCTCGTCAGCAACAACGAGGAGCTGTGCCAAAGGGTTCGGGAAGGGCGTTTCGTGAAGGGATCGTCATTGGATGTGCTCCTTTCCGTGCGTAACTCCGTTCATTTGGGCAGCCATCTTCTGACACACCCTCTCTGCGGCAACCTTCGCCCCTACCAGCAGCCTTTTCGTTCCGTCCTGATCCGGGAGTTCCCAGGAGAACTCGTCGATTTGGATTCTTTGTCCATGATCGAGAACGCCGTCGCCGTCTACAAGAGCTGCGAGGGCAGGTTGCTCTTTCCCGAGGATCTGGAAACGCATAGACGTGCGGATTACGCCTTCATCGACGGGGAGTTGATGAGGGAAAGTCTGGAGCGGTACGGCCTTCTGAGCGCATCCGCCGTTTTGGTCCCCGCTCCCTTACACAGTTTAAGCAAAGGAGGTGATTCGCAATGA
- a CDS encoding glycine/sarcosine/betaine reductase component B subunit has translation MRLELHKLCVKQLKFGDKTGFAGGTLTVDKKELLTLIAEDPLLGKNLDVDLAMPGESVRIMPVKDVIEPRWKIEGKGQVFPGMLSDVESVGEGKTLVLSGAAVVTAGKLVRFQEGIIDMSGPGADYTPYSQTCNVVLVLEPSDPEMDKHDYETACRMAGLKAAAYLAKCCADVKADKVETYDHVNIKDAMGAHAELPKVGYIYMLQTQGLLHDTYLYGVDVKKILPTLLSPLEVMDGAITSGNCVSACDKNSTYVHQNNPVIADMLKRHGKDFNFVTCIVTNENVTLADKRRSSSYATKLAGMLGLDGVVITEEGFGNPDADLVMNCWKAERLGIKTALLTDEYAGQDGASQSLADSCPEGDACVTAGNANEVIVLPPMKKVIGYAEEANVIAGGWEGSLAADGTITVELQAITGATSELGYTKLGAYTL, from the coding sequence TTGAGGTTGGAGCTCCATAAGCTTTGCGTCAAACAGTTGAAGTTCGGAGATAAGACCGGTTTTGCCGGCGGCACCCTGACCGTCGACAAGAAGGAACTGCTGACCCTTATCGCGGAGGACCCGCTCCTGGGCAAGAACCTGGACGTCGACCTGGCCATGCCGGGAGAGAGCGTCCGCATCATGCCGGTCAAGGACGTCATCGAGCCCCGGTGGAAGATCGAGGGCAAGGGCCAAGTGTTCCCGGGCATGCTGAGCGACGTCGAGAGCGTCGGCGAGGGCAAGACCCTCGTTCTCTCGGGCGCGGCCGTCGTTACGGCGGGCAAGCTCGTCCGTTTCCAGGAGGGCATCATCGACATGTCCGGCCCCGGCGCGGACTACACGCCCTACTCCCAGACCTGCAACGTCGTTCTCGTACTCGAGCCGTCCGATCCCGAGATGGACAAGCACGATTACGAGACGGCCTGCCGCATGGCGGGGCTGAAGGCAGCCGCCTACCTGGCGAAGTGCTGCGCCGACGTCAAGGCCGACAAGGTGGAAACCTACGACCACGTCAACATCAAGGACGCCATGGGCGCGCATGCCGAACTGCCCAAGGTGGGGTACATCTACATGCTCCAGACCCAGGGTCTGCTGCACGACACCTACCTTTACGGCGTCGACGTCAAGAAGATCCTTCCCACGCTCCTGTCGCCGCTTGAGGTCATGGACGGCGCCATCACTTCGGGCAACTGCGTTTCCGCCTGCGACAAGAACAGCACGTACGTCCACCAGAACAACCCCGTTATCGCGGATATGCTTAAACGCCACGGCAAGGACTTCAACTTCGTGACCTGCATCGTCACGAACGAGAACGTCACCCTGGCCGACAAGCGCCGCAGCTCCAGCTACGCCACGAAGCTGGCGGGGATGCTGGGCCTCGACGGCGTGGTCATCACCGAGGAGGGCTTCGGGAATCCGGACGCCGACCTGGTGATGAACTGCTGGAAGGCGGAGCGCCTGGGCATCAAGACCGCGCTGCTGACGGACGAGTACGCCGGACAGGACGGCGCGAGCCAGTCCCTGGCCGACTCCTGCCCCGAGGGCGACGCCTGCGTCACGGCGGGCAACGCCAACGAGGTCATCGTCCTGCCCCCGATGAAGAAGGTCATCGGCTACGCCGAGGAGGCCAACGTCATCGCGGGCGGCTGGGAGGGTTCCCTGGCGGCCGACGGCACCATCACGGTGGAGCTTCAGGCCATCACCGGCGCCACGAGCGAGCTGGGCTACACGAAGCTGGGTGCCTATACGCTTTAG